Genomic window (Campylobacter sp. RM16704):
TAGACTATGCAAACATTTATTTATCTCCAAAAGATTATCATCACTATCATGCACCTTGTAATATGCAAATTTTAAGTGCTACTTATATGAGTGGTGCTTTATTTAGTGTGAGCGAGGCTAAACTTGCAAAGATTGTAAATCTTTATACTAAAAATGAAAGAGTAGTTTTAAAGTGCTTAGTAAATGGAAAATTTATACTTTGGATTGTATTTGTGGGCGCGTTAAATGTAGGTAAAATGCATTTTATATTTGATACTAGTATACAAACTAATGCTGCAAATTTTGATTTTACTCATACTTATGAAGATCTTTTTGTAGAAAAAGGACAAAGATTAGGCAATTTTGAACTAGGTTCGACTATAGTATTAATCACTCAAAAAGGTTTTTTAAAATTTAGTAAAAATGCCTATGAGCAAGTTGAATTTTCTAAGAAGATTGCGGACTTTGTTTAGTTTCATCTTCATTAGCAACTTTATATAAAAAGGCAAAAATTTCAGCCACTGCTTTATACATATTAGGTGGGATTTCATCACCTAAATCAAGCTTACTAAGTACTTCTACTAAGTCTTTATCTTCTTTTATGGGTATGCCATTTTCTTTAGCCAAAGAGATGATTTTGGTAGCGTTTTCACCTTTTGCATTGGCTAAAATTTTTGGAGCGTTTTGCTCTTCTTTATTGTAGCCTAGAGCTACGGCTTTTTTTGCTTTTTTAGCCATTTTTAAGCCCTTGTATCAAAACCCATGTTAAAATCATTATATTCTTCTTGATTTTGAAATTTACTTTTTACTATATCACTGATGAAAAAATTAGAGCTCAAAAGTCCTACTTTTACTAAAGCTTTTTTTAATTCATGGGATCTTTCATAAAGATTTTTTCTAAAATTTACATTTTCTATCATCATATTTATATCAATATATTTATCATTGCTTAGTGATAAAAATACATTAATTTTTCCTAGTTTTTCAAATTCAAGATTAATTTGTGCGTAGAATTTATCTTTTTTTCCACGTTTAAAAATTACATTAGATTTTTCCAAATCATCCCAAAAAAATGGTAAAAAAGTATGGATGCTGTTATTTGCTAAAGATAAAAGTTGATTAAATTCAAGTTGAACTATAAAACGATTTGCTTGACTTAAAATATTTTCATTATCTAAATTTTTAGCTAAATTAGAAATTTGCAAAAGAGTTGATTTTAAATCTTGTTGCAGATCCGAATTAATTTCATTAATATTCTTTTGGGTGATTTTTCCAATATCTTTTATGGAAAATTCTAGTTTTCTTTCTATATTTTTTATATCATCTAAAGAATTTTTTGCTTCATGGGTTTTAGGATCTAGGATTTTGAGAATTTCATTTAATTTACGTCCAATATTTCCCAATTCTTTGTTGAGATTATTTAATAATTCTTCTTGCATATTTTGACTAAAATTGAGATTTTTACCTATATTTTGTCTAAAAATATCTTCCAATTTTATATTAGGTTGTAAATTTTGTATTTTATTATCATTTTTTTTGGACTCATCTAATATTTTTGATGAATGCTTTTCATCTTTTATATTCTTATTTTGTGATATTGTATCATCTTTTAAATTTTCCGATACTTTATCTTTATGTTGAATTTCTTGTTTGTTTTGATCTTGTTTGGTATTTTCTTGTTTATCTAAAATAGGTTTTTCATCTTTTATATTCTTATTTTGTGATATTGTATCATCTTTTAAATTTTCCGATACTTTATCTTTATGTTGAATTTCTTGTTTGTTTTGATCTTGTTTGGTATTTTCTTGTTTATCTAAAATAGGTTTTTCATCTTTTATATTCTTATTTTGTGATATTGTATCATCTTTTAAATTTTCCGATACTTTATCTTTATGTTGAATTTCTTGTTTGTTTTGATCTTGTTTGGTATTTTCTTGTTTATCTAAAATAGGTTTTTCATCTTTTATATTCTTATTTTGTGATATTGTATCATCTTTTAAATTTTCCGATACTTTATCTTTATGTTGAATTTCTTGTTTGTTTTGATCTTGTATAAAATTATTCGTATTTCCATGTGTAGATTCTGATGTATTTTTATAATTTTTAATATTTTTTAAAAATACAATTAGATCTTTTATATTTTGACTAAGTTCTTTCAATATATGTGTATTTTGTATTTTGATATTTTCAGGTTTGGCTAGTTCTTTATTGATAAGTGTAAGATTTTTATTAAGGTTTTTAATGAAATTGTTTGCAATGTATTGAAGTTTTTCTTGATTTATGATATTAGGATTTTTGTTGATGTAATTTTTAAAATTTTCTATCTTATCAAAAAGCTTAAAAAGTGTTTTATAATTAGTATTTTCTAAAGAATTTTTATTGTTTTTTTTGTGATCTTGTAAAATGTAAATAAGTTCTTTTAAAGTGCTTATAGTATCAAGATTTTTTAAATCTAAATTACTTATATCTTGTTTTAAATTTTTGTTGTTTGCTCCTTTAATAGTACTTAAAAGATTGAAAAAACTTTGCGGTAAATTTTGTTCTTTCAATGAGTGGTTAAGTTTTGCTTCTAAAAACACTCCTGAATTTTTTACCAAAGAAGAGAGGTTTTTATTATTAATTTCTTTGGCGGGTTTGATAAATTCTTCTAAATTTTTGAATAAACCTTCAAAATCTGAGTGTTTAGAAAGTTCAGTTTGGAATTTTTTTAATTCATTAGCAAAATTTGGTGCAAAATTTAAATTTTTGTGATTTTTTAATACTGCAAGATCTGGATTTTTATTTGCTTTGATTTGGTCTAAAAGTTTATTAAGAAGCTCTTGTAGTTTTTGATCAATTTTACTAACATAGTCTTTAGCTAACTTAGCTTCTGTATCTGTTTTAGATAATAAAGGATTTTTTAAAGCTTCGTTGAGTGAAGTTTTTTTATCTGTTTTTTCGTTTTTATTTTCTTTATTAGTTTCGTTTTTTGTAGATTGATTTTGATTATTGGAGATATTAGTTATCATCTAGCATTACCATATTACCAGGTTTTCTTTTGAATTTGGTAAGATTTTTAAATTTCGGTTTATCTATAGCAAAGAGAACCAAAATGCTAAGTAAGCATATGTAAAAATACATAAAGCCATTAGCTTCTAAATAATACATTAAAATTCCGAGTACAGCAGGAGCAAATAAAGCTCCAAAAGAATATGTAAAAAGAACAGCTCTACCAAGTTCTACTCTTTTGCTAGAATCATCGAGCATATCATTAGCCCTTGCCAAAGAAAGGGCATATAAACAGCACATTCCCATACCAAGTAAAAACCCAAAGAAGTATTTTAAATAAATACTATAGTTTAATAATAAAATACAAAGCATAGCACTTAAAGCGGTTAATGCACATAAAATAATTGCAAATTTTCGACTTATTTTGTCTGAAAGCGTACCAATAAAAAGTTGGGATATAAATCCACCAAGCATAGTGCAAAAAATAAAAAATGAAGCCTCTTTTGCACCAAATCCTTGTATGAGTATAAATAAAGATGCCATGGAAAAAAATCCATTCAAAAGCATTCCAGCTATAAAACTTGTTACTAAAGCTAATGGAACTATATCAAAAATTTTAGGGATAGAAATTTTAGTTTTTTGCGGTAGAATTGGCTCTTTGATGCGAATTAAAAATAAAGGAATAGAGGCAAACATAATAAAGCTTGCACTTAGTATAAATAAAGTATTACTTGGAAAATCAAACGACATTAGTAAAATTCCAAAGCCAGATGATGAATAAAATACAACCTCATAAAAGGCTATTACTCTCGAACGAATTGAATTTTTAGCTTTTTCATTAAGCCATGACTCTATAACCATTAATAACGCGTAATAACAAAATCCCAACAAAAATCTCAAAAACATCCAAAAATAAAGATTAAAATTTATACTATGAAGCATAGTAGCAATACCAAAAATAATAGCAAAAATTCCAAAAGATCTTATATGTCCTACTTTTGATACTATTCTATGAGCACTTATTGTACTTATCATAGCACCTAAAAAATAACAACTTCCTATTATTCCTATGTAAAAATTGCTAACATTATTTTGTTTTAATATAATTGCTATAGAATTAACAGTTAATGCACTACCTATAAAAACAAATATCATGCCTAAAAATAACGCTGTTAATGATTTAATTGTTCTTTTTGAGCTTAACATTTTCTTATTAAAAAATTATAAATCAATACCGCTATGGGTGTGACAAACATTGCACAAAACAAGGCAAAAATACTCATTAAGCCTTGAAACTCTAAAAATAAAAACCCTGCTATTAAAAACACATAAGCAAAAATTTTAAATAAAGAAAAAAAAGCTAATGCGTTTTTAAAAATACTTTTAAATTTTGGTTTTAAATCGTCATCTATGTTAATAAATTTTATAATTTTCGGAAAAGAATATTGTTTTTTTACAAAAATTTGCAAAGGTCTTTGTGTAAAGCTATAATTTATACTTGCTTTACGAATAAAATTTTTATAATTAAAAAAAGAAATAAAAATAATTAAATTTTGGGCAAAAAAACCAAATTCAAAACTAAGAAATATTTTAAAATTTATTTCTTTATAAAAAAAAACTCCTGCTAGAAAAAGTAAATTTAACCCTAGTAAGAGTTTTAGTAAAATTTTAGGTTTTAAAATCATTGTTTTAAATCTTTATAACGGTTTTCATCTTTAAATTCTTCATAGCTTTTTACTTGTGCTTTATAGGCTTTGTATACATTTAAAATTGCTGCAGCCACTCCTATAAATACCCCTATCCAAAAAAGCCAAGCTATATCCGTCAAATTTTTTAAAAAATATCCTATACCCACACCGATTAAAACAGCCACAACCATAGATACACCAAGACTTAATCCATCAGCTGCTTCTATACCTTTACGTATGATTTTTTGTCTTTTGCTCATAGGGTTTTAAAGCTTTCTTGTGCTGCTTGTATGGTTTTGTCAATTATCTTTTTATCCATACATTCACATATAAAACCTGTTTCAAATTGAGAAGGTGCTAAGTACACGCCTTTGTTAAGCATCTGTGCGTGAAATTTAGCAAATAACTTGGTATCTGATTTTAATGCATCTTGATAATTATTAACAGGGTTTTCACAAAAGAAAAATCCAAACATAGAGCCTATATAGTTAACTTGTAAAGGAATATTACAATTATTTGCAACTTCTTTAAAACCATCTGTAAGTCTTTTAGCTAGTTTTTCTAATTTTTCATATAAACCTTCATAACTTCTTGCTTTTTTTAAACTTGCATAACCTGCAGCCATAGCAAGAGGATTGCCACTTAGCGTTCCTGCCTGATATACTCCACCTAAAGGACTCAATAAATCCATAATCTCAGCTCTTGCAGCAAAAGCAGCTGCTGGTATACCACCACCTATAACCTTACCAAAAGTTACTATATCAGCTTTTATATGATTGATTCCAAAGGAACCTAAATAAGAAGCTCTAAAGCCACTCATAACTTCATCAAAAATCAAAAGAATTTGATGCTCATCACATAGTTTTCTTAGTTCTTGTAAAAATTCTATTTTAGCAGGTACTAAGCCCATATTTCCTGCTATTGGTTCTATAATGATACATGCTATATTATCATCATTGCTGATTAGATTTTTAACACTATCAATGTCATTATAAATGGCCACTAGGGTATTTTTAGCTACATCGGTTAATACTCCTAGCGAGCTTGGAGTGTTAAAAGTAGCTGCGCCACTTCCAGCACTTACTAATAAAGAATCAGAATGTCCATGATAACATCCTTCAAATTTGATAATTTTATCTTTTTTACTAAAGCCTCGTGCAAGACGAATGGCACTCATAGTAGCTTCAGTTCCACTGCTTACAAAACGAATTTTATCTAAATGTGGCCAATCTTTTAGAATAAATTTGGCTAATTTGGTTTCAGCTAGGGTTGGTGCACCAAAACTTGAGCCATGTTCTAAAGCTTTTTTACAAGCCTTTTCGATATTTTCATCACAATGTCCAAAAAGTAAAGGTCCCCAGCTTTGAACATAATCTATATAAATATTATCTTCTATATCATTGATATAAGCACCTTTTCCTTGCTTTATAAATAAAGGATTGTTTCCTACATTTGCAAATGCACGTACTGGGGAATCCACCCCTCCTGCAATAAATTCACAAGCTTCTTTAAAGGCTTTTTTATTGTTTTTCATATTTACTCCTTTTTATTGTTTGTTACATAATCATACAGTGATTTGATTTCTTGTTCGGTTAAAGAATAAGTTGGCATAATACTTTTTGATTCTTGAGGCTGGAACAAAATTTCTCT
Coding sequences:
- a CDS encoding FlhB-like flagellar biosynthesis protein — encoded protein: MAKKAKKAVALGYNKEEQNAPKILANAKGENATKIISLAKENGIPIKEDKDLVEVLSKLDLGDEIPPNMYKAVAEIFAFLYKVANEDETKQSPQSS
- a CDS encoding phosphatidylserine decarboxylase, giving the protein MGFSNSASKMFGIIAKYKFPKIIQKNINKAYVNAFNINMSEFKPLEEYESLNALFTRSLLKERELEDGFISPSDGKILELGSSFQNDIKENLAFSIKGSSYSIEELLKNSASKEELENGIDYANIYLSPKDYHHYHAPCNMQILSATYMSGALFSVSEAKLAKIVNLYTKNERVVLKCLVNGKFILWIVFVGALNVGKMHFIFDTSIQTNAANFDFTHTYEDLFVEKGQRLGNFELGSTIVLITQKGFLKFSKNAYEQVEFSKKIADFV
- a CDS encoding MFS transporter — translated: MLSSKRTIKSLTALFLGMIFVFIGSALTVNSIAIILKQNNVSNFYIGIIGSCYFLGAMISTISAHRIVSKVGHIRSFGIFAIIFGIATMLHSINFNLYFWMFLRFLLGFCYYALLMVIESWLNEKAKNSIRSRVIAFYEVVFYSSSGFGILLMSFDFPSNTLFILSASFIMFASIPLFLIRIKEPILPQKTKISIPKIFDIVPLALVTSFIAGMLLNGFFSMASLFILIQGFGAKEASFFIFCTMLGGFISQLFIGTLSDKISRKFAIILCALTALSAMLCILLLNYSIYLKYFFGFLLGMGMCCLYALSLARANDMLDDSSKRVELGRAVLFTYSFGALFAPAVLGILMYYLEANGFMYFYICLLSILVLFAIDKPKFKNLTKFKRKPGNMVMLDDN
- a CDS encoding AtpZ/AtpI family protein codes for the protein MSKRQKIIRKGIEAADGLSLGVSMVVAVLIGVGIGYFLKNLTDIAWLFWIGVFIGVAAAILNVYKAYKAQVKSYEEFKDENRYKDLKQ
- the hemL gene encoding glutamate-1-semialdehyde 2,1-aminomutase, with the protein product MKNNKKAFKEACEFIAGGVDSPVRAFANVGNNPLFIKQGKGAYINDIEDNIYIDYVQSWGPLLFGHCDENIEKACKKALEHGSSFGAPTLAETKLAKFILKDWPHLDKIRFVSSGTEATMSAIRLARGFSKKDKIIKFEGCYHGHSDSLLVSAGSGAATFNTPSSLGVLTDVAKNTLVAIYNDIDSVKNLISNDDNIACIIIEPIAGNMGLVPAKIEFLQELRKLCDEHQILLIFDEVMSGFRASYLGSFGINHIKADIVTFGKVIGGGIPAAAFAARAEIMDLLSPLGGVYQAGTLSGNPLAMAAGYASLKKARSYEGLYEKLEKLAKRLTDGFKEVANNCNIPLQVNYIGSMFGFFFCENPVNNYQDALKSDTKLFAKFHAQMLNKGVYLAPSQFETGFICECMDKKIIDKTIQAAQESFKTL
- a CDS encoding flagellar hook-length control protein FliK, with amino-acid sequence MITNISNNQNQSTKNETNKENKNEKTDKKTSLNEALKNPLLSKTDTEAKLAKDYVSKIDQKLQELLNKLLDQIKANKNPDLAVLKNHKNLNFAPNFANELKKFQTELSKHSDFEGLFKNLEEFIKPAKEINNKNLSSLVKNSGVFLEAKLNHSLKEQNLPQSFFNLLSTIKGANNKNLKQDISNLDLKNLDTISTLKELIYILQDHKKNNKNSLENTNYKTLFKLFDKIENFKNYINKNPNIINQEKLQYIANNFIKNLNKNLTLINKELAKPENIKIQNTHILKELSQNIKDLIVFLKNIKNYKNTSESTHGNTNNFIQDQNKQEIQHKDKVSENLKDDTISQNKNIKDEKPILDKQENTKQDQNKQEIQHKDKVSENLKDDTISQNKNIKDEKPILDKQENTKQDQNKQEIQHKDKVSENLKDDTISQNKNIKDEKPILDKQENTKQDQNKQEIQHKDKVSENLKDDTISQNKNIKDEKHSSKILDESKKNDNKIQNLQPNIKLEDIFRQNIGKNLNFSQNMQEELLNNLNKELGNIGRKLNEILKILDPKTHEAKNSLDDIKNIERKLEFSIKDIGKITQKNINEINSDLQQDLKSTLLQISNLAKNLDNENILSQANRFIVQLEFNQLLSLANNSIHTFLPFFWDDLEKSNVIFKRGKKDKFYAQINLEFEKLGKINVFLSLSNDKYIDINMMIENVNFRKNLYERSHELKKALVKVGLLSSNFFISDIVKSKFQNQEEYNDFNMGFDTRA